The proteins below come from a single Sphingobacteriales bacterium genomic window:
- a CDS encoding DUF4476 domain-containing protein has product MKKFMLLSAVILNTFSAQPSQLTVRMFNYAGIVVSLDRNNFSEITSQHTFRNVYPGYHLLEVKMVSPEGWHHHQKIYSDYIFIPANTNVYAVIDPHFNLHISQQKMKPHYPPPHRFEENKHSYDNHHEFNHMNDKSFMLLYDQIRNESFDANKIKIIRHALKYNYFSSMQIYQMLTLFTFDSYRLEAAKASWHSVSDPENFYIVYQVFTFRSNAEELEEYILRN; this is encoded by the coding sequence ATGAAAAAGTTCATGCTTCTTTCGGCTGTCATTCTGAATACCTTTTCGGCTCAGCCTTCTCAACTGACTGTCCGTATGTTTAACTATGCCGGCATAGTGGTTTCCCTTGACCGAAACAATTTTTCTGAAATTACCAGTCAGCATACTTTCCGTAATGTTTATCCCGGCTATCACCTGCTCGAAGTCAAAATGGTCAGTCCCGAGGGCTGGCATCATCACCAGAAAATATATTCAGATTATATTTTTATCCCGGCCAATACCAATGTTTACGCTGTAATTGACCCCCATTTCAACCTTCATATCAGTCAACAAAAAATGAAGCCTCACTATCCACCACCACATCGGTTTGAAGAAAATAAACACTCTTACGATAACCATCATGAATTTAACCACATGAATGACAAAAGTTTTATGCTGCTTTATGATCAGATCAGAAATGAATCATTTGATGCCAACAAAATAAAAATTATTCGCCATGCATTGAAATACAATTACTTTTCTTCCATGCAGATTTATCAGATGCTGACATTGTTCACCTTTGATTCATACAGGCTTGAAGCTGCCAAAGCATCCTGGCATTCAGTCAGTGATCCGGAAAACTTTTATATCGTTTATCAGGTCTTCACATTCAGAAGCAATGCAGAAGAATTGGAGGAATATATCCTGAGAAATTAA